In Anseongella ginsenosidimutans, one genomic interval encodes:
- a CDS encoding sulfatase family protein: MKLRRFSLAVALLATALLALSGSQALSQDSSMAAEEPAAGNERPNIVIFITDDQNQSDLGCYGNGDVQTPNMDRLAAEGMRFTSAYAASSMCTPSRSSLFTGLYPFRNGCQMNHFAVRAGVKSLPHYLKPLGYRVVLAGKTHVTPGAAFPFEYIGQEFGRYEPIETRSDPRKETVQFIQDHFRGQPQQPLCLVVAPWLPHVPWVKNRDFDPANLALPEYLADTKKTRAALAAYYQSIGEADRMLGEIMAALESTGEQSNTVFLFFSDQGTQFPGAKWTVYDRGLRVPLIARWPDKIREGSISDALVSLTDITPTVLELTGGKPAKDLDGKSFAPVLLGKKEEHREYIFAETSVEPHYWYNYTPARTVISREGFHYIRNYHPGRRFITHIDEVEQNMYYFDSWVKKAREDEKAAFLLRRYSYRPSIELYDLDKDPEELQNLAENPRYATRLAQLGALLGNELASQGETEEMIREGHFPRFQANSYELPQGEAAFHLSFDKNRWNPDTLYISGYLQGDERGKDAGSAGSGRPAASQPEANSRNPGGRQAGPAKSGGNARSHAPGGVICRYFRQFTLLAENGKLALAFDGGKTFYSRPLKQISGHFVLRLGPDGEFALTFNGNKILEGGTGAAHTVINGGYVSCGFLRDAPVADPFQGQIHDLRFTMNRL; the protein is encoded by the coding sequence ATGAAATTAAGACGCTTTTCGCTTGCTGTGGCATTGCTTGCTACGGCATTGCTCGCCCTGAGCGGCTCGCAAGCACTTTCTCAGGATTCTTCCATGGCCGCAGAAGAACCGGCCGCCGGTAATGAAAGGCCGAACATCGTGATCTTTATCACCGATGATCAGAATCAGTCAGACCTTGGCTGTTATGGCAACGGGGACGTGCAAACCCCTAATATGGACCGCCTCGCCGCGGAGGGAATGCGCTTCACGTCTGCGTACGCGGCTTCTTCCATGTGTACGCCTTCCCGCAGCAGCCTGTTTACCGGCCTTTATCCTTTCCGCAATGGCTGCCAGATGAATCATTTCGCTGTCAGGGCCGGAGTGAAAAGCCTGCCACATTACCTTAAACCGCTGGGGTACCGGGTGGTACTTGCGGGAAAAACGCACGTGACACCCGGGGCGGCCTTCCCCTTTGAGTATATCGGCCAGGAGTTTGGAAGATACGAACCCATTGAAACCCGGAGCGATCCCCGGAAGGAAACCGTGCAATTTATACAGGACCATTTCCGCGGGCAGCCGCAGCAGCCGCTCTGCCTGGTAGTGGCGCCCTGGCTGCCCCATGTACCCTGGGTAAAAAACCGCGATTTTGATCCTGCGAACCTGGCACTGCCGGAATACCTGGCCGATACAAAGAAAACAAGGGCAGCCCTGGCCGCCTATTACCAGAGCATTGGTGAGGCGGACCGAATGCTGGGAGAAATAATGGCGGCGCTTGAAAGTACCGGTGAGCAAAGCAATACGGTTTTCCTGTTTTTCTCTGACCAGGGAACCCAGTTCCCCGGGGCGAAATGGACCGTCTATGACCGGGGCCTGCGGGTTCCGCTCATTGCGCGCTGGCCGGATAAGATAAGGGAAGGAAGTATTTCGGATGCCCTTGTTTCACTTACCGATATTACGCCTACGGTGCTGGAACTAACGGGGGGAAAGCCGGCGAAGGACCTGGACGGTAAGAGCTTTGCGCCGGTATTGCTTGGAAAGAAAGAGGAACACCGGGAGTATATTTTTGCCGAAACCTCCGTAGAACCGCATTACTGGTATAATTATACCCCCGCCCGCACGGTTATTTCCCGCGAAGGCTTCCATTATATTCGCAATTACCACCCTGGCCGCCGCTTCATTACGCATATCGACGAGGTGGAACAGAATATGTATTATTTTGATTCCTGGGTTAAAAAAGCCCGGGAAGACGAGAAAGCGGCTTTTTTACTGCGTCGCTACAGTTACCGCCCTTCCATAGAATTGTATGACCTGGACAAGGACCCGGAAGAATTGCAAAACCTGGCGGAAAATCCTCGTTATGCTACGCGGTTAGCACAGCTGGGCGCTCTTTTAGGCAACGAGCTGGCAAGTCAAGGCGAAACGGAAGAAATGATCAGGGAGGGGCATTTCCCCCGGTTTCAAGCCAATTCCTATGAGTTGCCCCAGGGAGAAGCCGCTTTTCACCTTTCGTTTGACAAAAATCGCTGGAATCCCGATACCCTCTATATTTCCGGCTACTTACAAGGGGATGAACGTGGGAAGGATGCAGGCTCTGCTGGATCAGGCCGGCCAGCGGCAAGCCAGCCGGAAGCTAACTCGCGGAATCCCGGCGGGCGGCAAGCAGGCCCCGCGAAATCAGGCGGGAATGCAAGAAGTCACGCTCCTGGTGGCGTGATCTGCCGTTATTTCAGGCAGTTTACCCTCCTGGCCGAGAATGGAAAGCTCGCTCTGGCCTTTGACGGCGGGAAAACTTTTTACAGCCGGCCCCTGAAGCAAATTTCGGGGCATTTTGTCTTACGCCTGGGCCCGGATGGGGAATTTGCACTTACTTTTAACGGGAATAAGATCCTGGAAGGAGGCACCGGCGCTGCTCATACCGTTATCAACGGGGGTTACGTCTCCTGCGGTTTCCTGCGTGACGCACCGGTGGCCGATCCCTTCCAGGGGCAGATCCATGATCTGCGTTTTACCATGAACCGCCTTTAG
- a CDS encoding SusC/RagA family TonB-linked outer membrane protein, translating to MKTKPNPPCPGQGRNKLLFRLQSIVLCLFCCFQAYGQDRIEVNGKVTFQNSGLPGVSVTVKGTTLGTSTDIEGNYQLEGVDPDAVLVFSLLGFGQQEIPVEGKSVINTVMEEDVASLDQVVVIGYGTARKKDLTGAVSQVSAEKLENENPNAVADILRGNIAGLNVGFSTSAKGGAGLEVRGRATLNAGGSPLIVLDGVIYPGQLADINPNDIETIDVLKDASSAAVFGAKAASGVILITTKKGQEGKTTVNFNSNVSIATMSVNEPVYGPHEFIAWREDVMKNINAGGYDPYEFSDPRNLPSDISLDEWMAYDGSSGDPVSVWLRRLNMQPVEIENYKAGKSVNWYDMMFQNAFRQDHTISLSGRKEGVQYYMSLGYLDNEGIVVGDDFQTVRSRINIEGKVNDFLSVGMHTQFADRDESQVPVNWGLARTLSPWGSEFDEEGFYKYRPNEENSGGNHPYYAPSLTDRRQKETTLNSTLFAKVTLPFGITYRLNFTPRFEFYERYNHESSKHEDWGRDGGHVSRRQRKVYYWQVDNILNWNKTVADVHNFNVTLLANAEKYQSWDNTMTNEGFIPHDDLGYHGIKSGTNPLVESDDQYSTGDALMARLIYSFRDRYLMTASVRRDGYSAFGEANPRATFFSIAGGWVFSEEPFYNSSWLNYGKLRVSWGSNGNRDLGPGGRYAALSNLTAGPYLHVNSDGEVYQVNQLYVDKMANPNLQWERTTAFNIGLDFSLFNKVDGTLELYEMSTTDLLVQRSLPDILGFNFVWDNLGEVKNKGIELSLSSLNMSKDNFSWRTSFNFQLNRNEIAHLYGDTDENGNELDDLENEWFIGHGIDEIWNYQVDGVWQQDEAEEADKYGVSPGDFKVVDLNGDGQFTREDKVFQGFEEPRFKWTIRNEFSLFKNLDVSFMIYSYWGHKTAFNQAKNRDGFLDRTSSYVFPYWTPENPTNEWARLYSSEGASSGFSVYRDRSFIRLDNIALGYNVPHQFLERAKVESLKFFFNIRNVGVWAPNWDYWDPEWDPEVGAGPTPRTYTFGIDLTL from the coding sequence ATGAAAACCAAACCCAACCCACCCTGTCCCGGACAGGGCCGGAACAAACTCTTGTTCCGATTGCAATCGATTGTTTTATGCTTATTTTGCTGTTTTCAGGCCTACGGCCAGGACCGCATCGAGGTTAACGGGAAAGTAACTTTCCAGAATTCCGGACTACCGGGTGTGAGCGTGACGGTGAAAGGCACCACCCTGGGCACCAGTACCGACATTGAAGGGAATTACCAGCTGGAAGGCGTGGATCCGGACGCCGTACTGGTATTCAGCCTGCTTGGCTTCGGCCAGCAGGAAATTCCCGTGGAGGGAAAGTCCGTAATTAATACGGTCATGGAGGAAGACGTGGCCTCCCTGGACCAGGTGGTGGTGATCGGTTACGGTACCGCAAGGAAAAAGGATCTTACCGGCGCCGTTTCCCAGGTGAGCGCCGAGAAGCTGGAGAACGAAAACCCCAATGCCGTTGCTGATATTCTGCGCGGGAACATTGCCGGGCTGAACGTGGGCTTCAGTACTTCCGCAAAAGGAGGCGCCGGGCTGGAGGTACGGGGCCGGGCTACGCTGAATGCAGGCGGAAGTCCCCTGATCGTACTGGACGGGGTGATCTACCCCGGGCAGCTTGCCGATATCAACCCGAATGATATCGAAACCATCGACGTCCTGAAGGATGCCAGCTCGGCCGCTGTATTCGGGGCCAAAGCGGCCAGCGGGGTGATCCTGATCACTACTAAAAAGGGTCAGGAGGGCAAAACCACGGTAAACTTTAATAGCAATGTGAGCATTGCCACGATGTCGGTAAACGAGCCGGTGTACGGGCCGCATGAATTCATTGCCTGGCGGGAAGATGTGATGAAGAACATCAATGCCGGAGGGTACGACCCTTACGAGTTTTCCGATCCGCGCAACCTTCCCAGCGATATTTCCCTGGACGAATGGATGGCCTATGACGGCTCCAGCGGCGATCCGGTGTCCGTCTGGCTGCGGCGGTTGAATATGCAGCCCGTGGAAATCGAAAATTATAAAGCGGGAAAAAGTGTGAACTGGTACGATATGATGTTCCAGAATGCTTTCCGGCAGGATCATACGATCAGTCTTTCCGGGCGGAAAGAAGGAGTGCAGTACTATATGTCCCTGGGTTACCTGGATAATGAAGGTATTGTGGTGGGGGATGATTTCCAGACGGTGAGAAGCAGGATCAATATAGAAGGAAAGGTCAATGACTTTCTCTCCGTTGGGATGCACACCCAGTTTGCCGACCGTGATGAAAGCCAGGTGCCTGTTAACTGGGGCCTGGCCAGGACGCTTTCTCCCTGGGGATCGGAATTTGATGAAGAGGGCTTTTATAAATACCGCCCCAATGAAGAGAACAGCGGCGGTAACCATCCTTATTATGCTCCCAGCCTTACGGACCGCCGGCAAAAAGAAACGACGCTCAACTCGACGCTTTTCGCCAAAGTGACACTGCCCTTTGGGATCACCTACCGGCTCAACTTTACCCCCCGGTTCGAATTTTATGAACGGTACAATCACGAATCGTCAAAACATGAAGACTGGGGCCGGGACGGAGGCCATGTTTCCCGGCGGCAGCGAAAAGTCTATTACTGGCAGGTGGACAACATTCTGAACTGGAACAAGACCGTTGCAGATGTCCACAACTTTAACGTGACCCTTCTGGCCAACGCTGAGAAATATCAAAGCTGGGATAATACCATGACCAATGAAGGTTTCATTCCGCACGATGACCTGGGTTATCACGGAATTAAATCGGGAACGAACCCGCTTGTTGAAAGTGATGACCAGTACAGTACAGGAGATGCGTTAATGGCCCGGTTAATCTATTCCTTCAGGGACCGGTACCTGATGACCGCTTCGGTTCGCCGCGACGGTTATTCGGCATTCGGCGAAGCAAATCCCCGGGCTACCTTCTTTTCCATCGCCGGCGGCTGGGTATTTTCAGAAGAGCCTTTTTATAACAGCAGCTGGCTGAACTATGGCAAGCTCCGGGTTTCCTGGGGAAGCAACGGTAACAGGGACCTGGGCCCGGGCGGACGTTATGCCGCCCTTTCGAACCTGACTGCCGGGCCCTACCTGCATGTAAACTCCGATGGCGAGGTGTACCAGGTGAACCAGCTGTACGTAGATAAAATGGCTAACCCCAATTTGCAATGGGAGCGGACAACGGCTTTCAATATCGGCCTGGACTTTTCGCTCTTCAACAAGGTGGACGGTACACTGGAACTCTACGAAATGTCCACCACTGATCTGCTGGTGCAGCGGTCCCTTCCCGATATCCTCGGCTTCAACTTCGTTTGGGATAACCTGGGAGAAGTGAAGAACAAGGGGATAGAACTGAGTCTTAGCAGCCTGAATATGAGCAAGGACAACTTTTCCTGGAGGACTTCTTTTAATTTCCAGTTGAACAGGAACGAGATCGCGCATTTATACGGGGATACGGACGAAAACGGGAACGAGCTGGATGACCTGGAAAATGAATGGTTCATCGGTCATGGCATTGACGAAATATGGAACTACCAGGTGGACGGCGTATGGCAGCAGGACGAAGCCGAAGAAGCCGATAAATACGGGGTATCGCCCGGGGACTTCAAGGTCGTGGACCTTAACGGCGACGGACAGTTCACCAGGGAAGATAAGGTATTCCAGGGATTTGAGGAGCCGCGGTTTAAATGGACGATCCGGAACGAGTTCAGCCTTTTCAAAAACCTGGATGTGTCCTTTATGATCTACTCTTACTGGGGGCATAAAACTGCCTTTAACCAGGCAAAGAACAGGGATGGCTTCCTGGACAGGACCAGTTCTTACGTCTTCCCCTACTGGACGCCTGAGAATCCAACTAATGAATGGGCAAGGCTTTATTCAAGCGAGGGCGCTTCCAGCGGCTTTAGCGTGTACCGGGACCGTTCTTTTATTCGCCTGGACAATATCGCCCTGGGATATAATGTGCCGCATCAGTTCCTGGAAAGAGCAAAGGTGGAAAGCCTGAAATTCTTTTTCAATATCCGGAACGTGGGTGTGTGGGCGCCGAACTGGGATTACTGGGATCCGGAATGGGATCCGGAAGTAGGCGCCGGCCCGACGCCCAGAACATACACCTTCGGCATTGATCTTACCCTGTAA
- a CDS encoding RagB/SusD family nutrient uptake outer membrane protein produces the protein MKTNYKKPAVIAVASLALLLGGTTGCSDEWLDTKELSFYTPENTFNTPEGLMATLIACERNMRYEWYGDGSPIITENIFSEIAVEGTTDKSGPAQDLNLQITPDAQLNHTDYNRIGWYWYEGFKGIKYANTAISNIDLPEWESEEQKNAVLGAAYFHRAYRYYRLTQQFGDVPLILEEITKPKLDFYSTKREVILQQMKTDLEFAEEWVPAIVDKGAVSKGAVSHLLTKVNLALGLFDDAIASASRVIDGGTHALMTERFGVDAGDPSKNIIWDLHRPANKSLAINKEALMLVIDRLDMDGNMDGGIQIMRQSIPYWGSNINTPTGNKGTSDKAGEPIPQVEQYGRGIGRSRGTWYATNMIWGDPNDLRHAPGNWMDMEDLVYNNPGIAPGTQTPDPYYGKPLQLRNDAGALLTIDTIRCWYSWPHYKVYIPDPERAQPAGGHTDWYVFRLAETYLLRAEAYFWKDQLALAAADINAVRTRAGAAAITAADVNIAAILDERARELYWEEPRKTELTRIAYIFAMTGKTAYNGKSYNMESFSDNNFWYDRIMEKTEFYNQGVKTRHGDEYTMSAFHVLWPIPADAINTNTQGQINQNKGYAGYENNVPPLTEIPPAEEEE, from the coding sequence ATGAAAACGAACTATAAAAAACCAGCTGTTATAGCCGTCGCCTCCCTGGCGCTCCTGCTGGGCGGAACAACAGGCTGCAGCGATGAATGGCTCGACACCAAGGAATTGTCTTTCTATACTCCGGAAAATACATTTAATACCCCGGAAGGACTGATGGCTACGCTTATCGCCTGTGAGCGGAATATGCGCTACGAATGGTACGGGGATGGAAGCCCGATTATCACCGAGAATATATTCTCCGAAATTGCTGTAGAAGGTACTACAGACAAATCCGGGCCGGCGCAGGATCTGAATCTCCAGATTACGCCGGATGCCCAGCTGAACCATACGGATTATAACAGGATAGGCTGGTACTGGTACGAAGGTTTTAAGGGAATAAAGTATGCCAATACGGCTATTTCCAATATTGACCTGCCGGAATGGGAATCGGAAGAGCAGAAAAACGCGGTGCTGGGGGCGGCCTATTTCCACCGGGCTTACCGGTATTACCGGCTCACGCAGCAGTTCGGAGATGTGCCCCTGATCCTTGAGGAGATTACGAAGCCGAAACTTGATTTTTATTCCACCAAGCGGGAAGTGATCCTTCAGCAAATGAAAACAGACCTGGAGTTCGCTGAAGAATGGGTTCCGGCAATCGTGGATAAGGGCGCGGTTTCAAAAGGCGCGGTCAGTCACCTGTTAACAAAGGTAAACCTGGCGCTGGGCCTATTTGACGATGCGATCGCTTCTGCCAGCCGGGTCATAGACGGCGGAACACACGCCCTTATGACGGAACGTTTCGGGGTAGACGCCGGGGATCCCAGCAAAAATATTATCTGGGACCTTCACCGGCCGGCCAATAAATCTCTGGCTATTAATAAGGAAGCGCTGATGCTGGTAATAGACCGGCTGGACATGGATGGGAATATGGACGGCGGTATCCAGATCATGCGCCAGTCAATTCCCTATTGGGGCTCCAATATCAACACGCCTACCGGGAATAAGGGAACCAGCGACAAAGCCGGCGAGCCCATTCCCCAGGTGGAACAATACGGGCGGGGAATCGGCCGTTCGCGCGGCACCTGGTATGCCACGAATATGATCTGGGGCGATCCCAATGACCTGCGTCATGCTCCGGGCAACTGGATGGATATGGAAGACCTTGTTTACAACAACCCCGGCATTGCCCCCGGGACCCAAACCCCGGACCCCTATTATGGGAAGCCGCTGCAGCTCAGGAACGATGCGGGAGCCCTGCTAACCATTGACACCATCCGCTGCTGGTATTCCTGGCCGCATTATAAAGTGTATATTCCTGATCCTGAGCGGGCTCAGCCTGCCGGCGGCCATACGGACTGGTATGTATTCAGGCTGGCGGAGACCTATTTGCTGCGCGCGGAAGCGTATTTCTGGAAAGATCAGCTGGCGCTGGCCGCCGCGGATATCAACGCCGTAAGAACACGCGCCGGGGCCGCTGCCATTACAGCAGCTGATGTGAATATCGCTGCCATTCTGGATGAAAGGGCACGGGAACTCTACTGGGAAGAGCCGCGCAAAACGGAGCTTACCCGTATAGCCTATATTTTTGCCATGACCGGGAAGACAGCCTATAACGGGAAATCTTACAATATGGAAAGTTTTTCCGATAATAATTTCTGGTATGACCGGATCATGGAAAAGACGGAATTCTATAACCAGGGCGTAAAAACCCGTCACGGAGACGAATACACGATGAGTGCGTTCCATGTGCTGTGGCCGATTCCGGCAGACGCCATTAATACCAACACGCAAGGGCAGATCAACCAGAACAAAGGCTATGCAGGTTACGAAAATAATGTACCGCCGCTGACGGAAATACCGCCTGCGGAAGAAGAAGAATAA
- a CDS encoding RNA polymerase sigma factor, translated as MNKVGGGNISDRELIAACLSNSRKAQEQLYRKYAKTMFHVCLSYCADRDQAKDILQEAFIKAFRKLDTFATANSFEGWLRRIVVNTALDHLRKSKKWSFITIEEQVAEPEDTADVPAFPYSTGKVLRLIGELPPGARAVFNLYALDELSHKEIAGRLKISEGTSKSQYNRARALLRRWLKEEEEQ; from the coding sequence ATGAATAAGGTCGGGGGCGGCAATATATCGGACCGGGAACTAATAGCAGCCTGCCTGAGCAATTCAAGAAAGGCGCAGGAACAACTTTACAGGAAATACGCCAAAACTATGTTCCATGTTTGCCTTTCCTATTGTGCTGACAGGGACCAGGCTAAAGATATTTTGCAGGAAGCGTTCATCAAGGCCTTCAGGAAACTGGACACCTTTGCGACCGCGAATTCTTTCGAAGGCTGGCTGCGGCGCATTGTCGTAAATACCGCCCTGGACCATCTCCGGAAGTCAAAAAAATGGTCATTCATTACTATAGAAGAACAGGTAGCCGAACCGGAAGATACAGCCGACGTTCCGGCTTTTCCATACAGCACCGGGAAGGTCTTGCGCCTGATCGGCGAACTGCCTCCCGGAGCCAGAGCGGTTTTTAACCTGTATGCGCTGGATGAATTAAGCCATAAGGAAATTGCCGGCCGGCTTAAAATATCGGAAGGCACATCAAAATCACAGTATAACCGTGCAAGGGCCTTGTTAAGGCGATGGCTAAAAGAGGAGGAAGAACAGTGA